The DNA region aacccaggtcttcctGGCTCCAAAGCTATGCTCTTCCTCTGCTCAGTATAACACCACTTCTGGTAGAAGAATCAGGCTTAAGAGATTTAGGCCTGGAAACCTGAATGCAGAGGCAGCCTCTCCTGGAGCTTGAGGTTATCTGGGCCTCCTCGAGGGGAGAAAGCCTGAGAACCTTCTGAGGGACTCAGGAACCTACCACTTTGGGTTTGCAAACATGGAGTTTACCCATGTCATAATGCTTGGCTTTCTGGGTTCTTCACTGGTTTTGAGTTTGGCAGGTTAAGTTCCATTCcgcccctgggcctcagtttccttttggcACAATGAGGGGGCAGGTCTCTGACTGTCTTGAAGGGTTTGTTCTAACCTGAAGCTAAGATGGATTTTGGTCTTATGGACTCTTCTTAGGAAGCATAGGGCAGTgagtgtggggctggggagcGGGCTGAGGCAACACAGACCCTGAATCAAGAAcacctatggggcttccctggtggtacagtggttgagagtctgcctgccaatgcaggggacatgggttcgagccctggtccgggaggatcccacatgccgcggagcaactaggcccgtgcgccacagctactaagcctgcgctctggagcccgcgagccacaactgctgaagggtgcatgcctggagcctgtgctccgcaacaagagaagccaccacaatgagaggcccttgcaccgcaacgaagagtagcctccgctcgctgcaactagagaaagcccatgcacagcaatggaagaccgaatgcagccaataaataaatacataaataaatctattaaaaaaaaaaaaagaaaacctatggcCAGAACCCCAAATTCCAGGCCTTAGCCTTTGACCAGacctccctccccatatcctaaaTATTTGGGGTAACTGACTCCACAACTACTTTAGAAGTAGGCTGACTCTGGCTTGCTTCAACGGTTGGCTGTTTAGGCAGCTCATTGCTTCGGTTTCTCTCTTGTGAAATGGGAATGAGCCACCAGGCCAAAAGGATGTGGCCCTGGACTGGGAGGCCTCTCCTGAGTGGGGACcctgggagctgggggagaggtCACCTCTGTACACGCCACACACAGGCTTCTCCAAGAGGGCACTGTAGTTGCTGAAGTCCTCCTCAGTTATGACACCCCCTGCATGCTGAGCCTGGAGGGGAGAGAATGACCCCCACCGCTGTGAGTCACACAGCACACTGTGAGCATGCGGTTTAGCCTAAGGTATATGTTTGGATCATACACAGATCAAATGGTTACAAATATTGTGCCTTCTGCAGTTCCCATCATGGCCTTTAGGGACCCCATCAGCTGTGGGTACCCCaggaaaaaggaaggggaaaagcaCTAACAATaagcacccactatgtgccagacattgtactGGATACAATCTATGAATGACCTCCTTagcttggcattcaaggccctttgtgatctggcccctgcctacctctcccaCTTCACGTCCTGCTATTCCCCAATGAGCTCTGTACAGCGACCCAGAGTGACCTGCAGGTCCTGAACTCATGACTACATGTCTTTGCACATACTGCCCTCTGCCTATGTAGAAGGAAGATTTTCCACTTACAGCAGCACTTGCCTAGGAGATATCAAAACTGAATTCTGCATTTCACTATAACCAACTAAAACCACTCCAAAACCATGAGCTCTGGTTGACCCTCGTAGGACAACCCTTACGGGACATAACTGAGCACTTTACTGACCAATGATCTAATCTTGTACAAACTGAAGGGCTCATTCTATCCAGCATGctaatttttaattctaaattagCATAACCACTAGGAATCCTCTCCTTTTTTTAGTACTTTTAAGTACCTGAAGCCTGTGATGTCTAATCTACCCTCAGTGACCTACACATTGAATTTCTTGGCTTTGTCTGGTAAGTTAATAAACTCAGCTTTGGGTTTTTCTCTCTTAAAGCTCTGATGGTCTTTGTTAGAGTTTCCTTCATCCCCTTCTCCACCACCAGGAGAGGATATGCAACCCAGCCCTGGCTAATCAGATCATTCCTTTTCTGTGCTACCGTGACTGGTTTGGGAATAGTCATGAGACCTATGATGGGCTGATGAGACATAACCTTGAGGCTTTGCTGGAACTGTTTGAATGAGAAAGTCTCTTTCTCTGGGATGGCTTGCCGGAAGGATGGCTGCTGGAGAGCAGGTGTGGAAAGGATCTGACAGAGTGATTTCAAACAGAGGAAAGTAGAGTTGTGAGACCGAAAGAAAGAGATACAGAACAAGTCCTTACAATGTGGAAGGAGTCCCTGACCCAGTAGATCTAAAACCAGTACGCTGCTGGACTTTCCAGGGATGTCTGTTTGAGACAGGCATCTATCACCACATCCATAACTCCAATGCCCAGCACAGaagctggcacagagcaggttctCCATGAAAGCAGAATGAATGATGGACCTGTTTAATTCCCACAACTGTATGGCAGAGATAGACATAACCACCCACATTGTACAGATGAGACAATCACTGAGTTGGTCTGTGTATCTTTATCTTGAACATAATTTTCCGTTAGTGGTTTCGAACTATCAACAATAGTTCTCAGAACCCATTACTGCCTCAGACTGAGACTCTTTGGGGTTGGGTGATAAAGCCCTTGTGTCGATCCTCCCCAGTTCTGAGTCACCAGTGAAGATGGTGTCTCCCTCGGTCCCTAGAAAATCCAGGGAGCAGGGTGGGATTGTGGGCTCAGGGAAGCTGAGGCTGATCCTGAGTCTCCACCAGGCCTGGGAGGGCCAGGACAGGCCACTATACAGGTTGGTACCAGCCCTGGGGAGCTCAAAGGTACCTCTCACAATCAAGACAAAATATTCTCATCACCCTAGGAGGTTCTTTGTGCCTCATCCCAGTCAACCCCTCCAATTCCCCAAACTACTGATCTGATTCTGAGGTTAGTTTTGTCTATTCTAGAATTTCAAGTAAATGGAATCCGCAGTAAATATATGCAGAAAGAAAGACAGGGAAGTGAGGGGGAAGAGGACTTCTCTGCAGTAGGGTCCTCCGCCGCAGGGCCGGGGGTGCCCCACACGCTCACCTCTGCCACCATCTCCAGTGTGAGGTTGCCACCGGCATAGAAGGCAGCGGGGCCATAGGTGCCAAGCACATCCAGCACCGCCGCCAGGTCAGGCCGTCGCAGCAGTGAGCCAGGTAGTGGCGGGTGACCCAAGGGCAGGAACGTCTCACGGAAGCGCTCAGACGCATTAGGTGGCGGCTGTTCAGCCAGGGCTTGGGCTGCGGGCAGGGACACGAGGCTGGGATGGGGGTGTCGGGACTGTACACGCAACAGGTGGGTTGGATGAGGGCTGAGAGGCCGGCCCTAAGTCCTCCGGCCCCCCAGGAGCCTGTTACAGAGGTGGGGGGGGTAGTGGTGGTGTATATGGGCCAATCCCAGATCCCCACCCCCCATTGGAGGATCCCTCCCAGTGAAGGTAgggtggtgtggggagggggtctGAGGAGCAAACTGGAAGAGAGGCACTTCCTGGCTTAGGACCTAAATTGCAGAggttccctctcccctctccatcaAACTCATGcctttccctccacccccaggccccaCTGACCTAGATCATGGGTCATGTTGAAGCCATCTTGGGCCACAGCTGCTGCGAAGGCGAGGACTTGGGACCATGGCAGCCTGGGGGAGCCGGAGAGCAGGGGGTGGAGGAGGTCCtggggggaggaagaagggtcctggggggggaggggggttccTGGGAAGGAGAGTCCTGGCAAGGGAAGGGGATATTAGGAGGGGGGAGTTGGGAAGGGAAGAATCCAGGAAGGTAGGAGAAGGCCACCCAAGGAGGAGTGCAGGCAGGGGCCCCTGGTCCCCAGGGGGAGAACCTTTACCTGCCATAGAGCTGGTGAGCTTCGTGTAGCCCCTTCACCATTCCGGGAACCCCCACCAAGAGCCCAGGCTGGGCAAGGCGGgcaggtgagggagagaggagaccaGGTCACTGGAAGGGGGGGCGCTGGGCTGAATTCCTCAGAGCCCCAAGCCAGGGATGGGGGCTGGCACAGGGGAGAGACACAGGCCAAGTATCCCAGAGGAGGGACAAGCTGTCCCCAGCAGgcatccctcccacctccctgactTCCTATCAGCAAATGCAGAAAGGCCTCCTTTATCTGTCATAGCTGAGGGATTTATAAATTAAGCAAACCCTTTTAAGAGCCAAGACATAACAATTTAGATGGAAACCTGTCTAGATTGGATTATACCTACTCTTGCCTTTTAAAACAGTGGACAAGTGACCTTCATTTAACCTTTTCATTAACACACCACCATTACTCTGAACTGTGATAATTCAGGGGTGTGTTTGGCTTTTGCCACTGCACTAAATATCTATTTTTCCAAGTAATTCTATTTCCTCCTTTGCTCTCAGTAGATAGTGGGTTTGCCTCCAGCAGTTCCTCTATAATCTTCCAATATGTCATGGGCTAGGAAAGTTACCAATAACAGCCTCAGAATGAGATGTGTGAGTGATAGTGCAGCTACTTTGTGACATCTCAGACTGCTCAGtggctctttttcttccttcttatgtGCTAGATAGGCAAGGTCACCAGAGAAGTAATGTGGTGCTGCACTGCCTGTTATCAAACAATCAGATTTTCtggttcattattattattattatttttggctgcaccttgcagcatgcgggatctttcccctacccgggatcgaacccgcatcccctgcagtggaagcgtggagtcttaaccactggaccgccagggaagtcctggttcattattttattttgggggctgCCTATCTCCCTCAGAGCCTAAGAGCATCCTGCTTAACTCTTTCCCTCACCTCCATAGTAAATATTCAGCAAGGTAATGCTTGGGTTAGCAGAAGGGCAGTGAAGGGAGACACCCCCCACCTTCTCACCGGGGTCCCCACCTTGGTCTCCCAGGATCTCTGCAGGGCCTCTTCTCTGAGAGCCCCTGGGGCAGACTCTCGGAAATCAATTAGGTGGCTCTTATTCCGTCGGATGTCATGTACCAGCATCACACCCCCACTAGGAGAGACACGGAAGGGGGAGGGTGATGATAAGATGCCACTCCTCTGAACAATTAACCTGCTGTTCCTCAAGCCCCCCACGCTGATGGCTAAAGGCTCAGTCTGTCATCAGGAGTCAGGTGTCTGAGCTCCCTCCCCAGTAGAGATTCAGAGACTCAGCTACCCTATCAGGGTGGGGAGTGAAATCAAGGGGTTGGGGGACCCAGAGTCCATGGACCTCTTCCAGCCTGTTATTGGAGCCTTTAATCCCTGACAAGGGAAAACCCAGGGACTGGGAGAGCGGGATGTTCtgctccccctccacccccacctcctaCCACAGTTGGACCCCTGCCAGCTTCCTGCACCTGCCTCTGTGGTacgtccctctccctctcccaggacTGAATTATGTAAGGACAAACTGTACACAACCAAAAGTGGAATTTCTTTCATAGGGCCTGGAAGGCTGGTCTTTCAGGAGCCAAGATATGGACTTAGTCAGCTTGTCCCTTTTCTGTGGTTTGCTTCCATCTGAGATGGGGGTTACATCTGAGATAACTGGGCTGCCAGCTAACATAATAGGGAAAGCAGGACAGCTAAACAAAAGGGAGTGGTAGGAACTATGGCCAAGTGGACAGTACAAGCCCCATCATGGGAAACAGCTTCTATTCAGCTCCAGATAACTGCAGCCGGGTGAGAATGTAGGCCCAATATTATTAGGTCTCCTGATTGTTCAAGAAATGttagaaatctggatttttatgaaaattctcaattttttaaCATCAgcaaccaaatttttaaaaatttaagtgtgCAAACTAAACCAGGCTGTGTGCCGGGTGTGGCCCGTGGGTGGCCGGTTTATAGTCTCTGTTTTAAGAGGTCTTACCCTGGGGTATATTTTTTGAGGATTGAGGATCCATTGCTTTCATCAGACTCACAGGGATGTGTTTTAAGGATCTGTAAACGCTAAAAGTTGAAGTATCACAGCCTTAATTAATGACAGTATACCCCCAACTGTGTACCTCACTTTATAGAGTTTATGAAATCCTTTTCCCAGttaaagaaaaatcttctgaAAACACCTCCTTGGACTCCATGTAAAGAGAAAGGGGTAAGATTGGGtgtagaaagagaaaatgcaaggaGATGGGGCCCAGTTGCCCCTCTGCTCAAACTTGGAGAAGCGCACATGAGGCCCACAGaccaagagaaagaaggaggccTGGGGCACCCCAACCTCCGCAGCTGGGAGCTTCTTACCCGCCCAGGCCAGAACTGTGAGGAGCCACGATCCCCAAACACAGGGCTGCTGCCACAGCTGCATCCACGGAAGATccctgtttattgagcacctctaTGCCCAGCGATGTGCAGTGGGCGGCATCAGTCACCACAGCGCCCTGGTGAAAGAtctggaagggggaggggactAGGTGGGGGCAGAAGGGGCCCCCTGCCTCCCTAAGGCACCTCCACTAACCTCAGAACCTCCAAcagagggtggggatgggagccCTGCCCTTTTATCCCCTTGACTCTCCCCTAAGAGTCTTCTTTCCTTACCTCAAGTGCCTCCTACCTGATCAGTTCCCTTCTTTGAGCTCTGTCCGCCTCACGCCCAGGAGGCCCTCCCTTGAGACCTTCCTCTCCCATGTCACCGCCCTCTCCCCTTTCCATTTGTTGGCCCCCTTTCACCACTCAGCCAGTCCTCAGTTCCCAAGGTCTCCTTAAGCGCTTCttcacccctcctccccaggttctctcctctccccctccgCTTCCTCCTCACCTGGGGGTCCCCGAAGTAGATCTGCATGATGAGCGCCACAGTGACACCGGTGGCAAAGGTGAGGCAGGCTGTGACGATGACCGTGAGCCCGTCCTGGCGGCAGGAGCACTCGGACGCTGCCGCGGAGAACGGGTCTTTGCGTGTCTCCCGCAACGGCGACCCGTCCTGGCTGCCCATCTCCGACGACGACGACGGCAGCCGCTGCAGCCGCGCTGACTTCAGGAAGGAGTCCGGGTCTGCGGGCGGCGGGGGTCGGTCTGGGCGCCTCTTACCCGGCCCTACCCGCCCTCTAGGCGGGGCTATTCCGCGTCCCCCCCTCTCTcggcccccaccccccaaactccACTAGACAGCACTGCTCCCCTTTCAGCGTCTCCCCATGCACCCCAGGGAgggcagtggggggtggggggtggtcccCGCTTGGAAAAGACAGGGACCCCCAACTGGGCAGCAGAGCGGCTGGATTCCCATCCCTAGGCCACATCGCCCGGGACCCAGGACCCAGGGCTGAGAACACTTCCTGGAGAGGCAGGGGTTGGGTCCTCCCTGGAAACCAGATCTTGCCTCAGCTGGGGCCCAGCCTTCTGTGCAAGGAGGCAGCTCCATAAACTGAGCGGAGGGGCCCTGTCTTCCAACCTTGTTTTCGCGATCCAtccaaccattcattcattcaacaaatatggaGGGCCTGCTATTTGTCTGGTCCCATGCTAGATGCTAGGGGAAAGGAACaaacagttcctgccctcatgggtTTTGAAAACCAGTGGAGGAAGAAGATAATAAGTAAACAAAGGAGTATATCATTACAAGCTGTGGCAGGTActatgaagaaagagaaggatgacaaggtcctactgtatagcacagggaactatattcaatatcctgtgataagccataatggagggacttccctggtggtgctgtggttaagaatctgcctgccaatgcaggggacacgggttcgagcctcatccgggaagatcccatgccgggatgccacggagcaactaagcccgtgcgccacaactactgagcctgcgctctagagcccgtgagccacaactactgagcctgtgggccacaactactgaagcccacgcgcctagagcccatgctccgcaacaagagaagccaccgcagtgagaagcacgcgcaccacaacaaagagtagcccccactcactgcaactagagaaagctggcgtgcagcaacgaagacccaacgcagccaaaaataaataaataaataaataaatatttaaaaaaagccataatggaaaagaatgtgaaaaagaatgtatatatgtataactgagtcactttgctgtacagcagtaattaacacaacattgtaaatcaactatacttcaattaaaaaaagaatagaattataacaacaacaaaaaaggatgaaatgaTAGAGAATAATGGTACATGTTGGAGGCAATTAGCTGGGGAAGTCAGGCAAGGACTCTCGCAGAGGTGACTTTTAAGCTGAGAACTAAGGGATGAGGAGCCAGCCATATGTAGAGCAAGGAGTGAGTGTGTAGAGTGTTCCGCAAagaaggaacagcaggtgcaaaggccttAATGTAGGAATAAGTTTGGTGcattagaaaacaaataaccaagGTTAGGGTGGCTCTGGTGTGGTGAgcaaggggaaaggaaagagtagTAGGTGGAGGCTAGGGCAGATGCGCTGGGCCTTGAGGGCTTAGTGAGAAGGTTGGATTTTACCCTGAGAGCCACAGGAGGCCACTGGAGAGTTTTAAGCAAGAATGTGAAgccttctgttttgtgttttaaaaagatccctctggctgctaTCTGGAGAATGGATCTAAGGATAATAAAAGTAGAGGCAGGGGACATTTGAAAGCTACTTACTTGCTGGGTGACTATGGACAAGTCATTTCAAGTcatgagcctcactttcctcatcctAATAATGGAGCTGATCCCTAACTGGCTGGATGGGTACAAGGATTCAAAAAGGTGATGTATACCAGGCACTCTGTAGGTGCTCACTCaaagttatttccatttcttttccacCCTGGCCAGGGCTGAGACCCTCTTCCATCCCATAGTCTCCCTCCTCTGGGATATATTAgccttgaacccaggtctctaaATGGTCTAAAGGTCCTGGGTGTTTGTGAATAGTAAAGAAATAGCCTGATACCT from Tursiops truncatus isolate mTurTru1 chromosome 15, mTurTru1.mat.Y, whole genome shotgun sequence includes:
- the GGT7 gene encoding glutathione hydrolase 7 isoform X1, with product MAAENEASQESALGAYSPVDYMSITSFPRLPEDEPAPAAPLRSRKDEDAFLGDPDTDPDSFLKSARLQRLPSSSSEMGSQDGSPLRETRKDPFSAAASECSCRQDGLTVIVTACLTFATGVTVALIMQIYFGDPQIFHQGAVVTDAAHCTSLGIEVLNKQGSSVDAAVAAALCLGIVAPHSSGLGGGGVMLVHDIRRNKSHLIDFRESAPGALREEALQRSWETKPPSLAWGSEEFSPAPPLPVTWSPLSLTCPPCPAWALGGGSRNGEGATRSSPALWQDPSSSPQDLLHPLLSGSPRLPWSQVLAFAAAVAQDGFNMTHDLAQALAEQPPPNASERFRETFLPLGHPPLPGSLLRRPDLAAVLDVLGTYGPAAFYAGGNLTLEMVAEAQHAGGVITEEDFSNYSALLEKPVCGVYRGHLVLSPRPPHTGPALISALNILEGFNLTSLVSREQALHWVAETLKIALALASRLGDPVYDSTITESMDDMLSKVEAAYFRGQINDSQTAPVPLLPIYELNGAPTAAQVLIMGPDDFIVAMVSSLNRPFGSGLITPSGILLNSQMLDFSWPNRTANHPAPSLENSVQPGKRPLSFLLPTVVRPAEGLCGTYLALGANGAARGLSGLTQVLLNVLTLNRNLSDSLARGRLHPDLQTNLLQVDSEFTEEEIEFLEARGHHVEKVDVLSWVHGSRRTNNFIIGVKDPRSPDAAGATIL